The Kiritimatiellia bacterium genome includes a region encoding these proteins:
- a CDS encoding MBL fold metallo-hydrolase, whose product PGADAALIRDAILRRRLRPIAYLLTHSHVDHVSALTELCRDFPAPVVMSEPDARWAFTSINELPPCYAAPAAPPAPPILVGEGDWRTEGPFSYRVIETPGHTPGGICFHLAADGVLFAGDTLFQGTVGRTDLPGGDARAMARSVKRLAELPDETRVYPGHGPATTIGIEKRTNFFMRRAAS is encoded by the coding sequence TCCCGGGGCCGACGCCGCGCTGATCCGCGACGCCATCCTCCGCCGGCGCCTCCGGCCGATCGCCTACCTCCTGACGCACAGCCACGTGGACCACGTCAGCGCGCTCACCGAGTTGTGCCGGGACTTTCCCGCCCCCGTCGTAATGAGCGAGCCCGACGCGCGATGGGCCTTCACGTCCATCAACGAACTGCCGCCCTGCTACGCGGCCCCGGCGGCGCCCCCGGCACCGCCTATCCTCGTGGGCGAGGGCGACTGGCGGACCGAGGGGCCCTTCTCCTACCGGGTGATCGAAACGCCCGGCCACACGCCGGGCGGGATCTGCTTTCATCTGGCCGCGGACGGGGTCCTGTTCGCGGGTGACACGCTGTTCCAGGGAACGGTGGGCCGCACGGACCTGCCCGGCGGCGACGCCCGCGCGATGGCCCGCTCGGTCAAGCGGCTGGCGGAACTGCCGGATGAAACCCGGGTTTATCCCGGGCACGGCCCCGCCACGACGATCGGTATCGAGAAGCGCACCAACTTCTTCATGCGCCGGGCCGCGTCCTGA